One window of Saprospiraceae bacterium genomic DNA carries:
- a CDS encoding endonuclease/exonuclease/phosphatase family protein, whose translation MIFRYFYCTLFFLFLHSPLTELSGQQIGIGFYNLENLFDVFDDSLTIDEEFTPNGLKNWTPKKYQDKIGKMARVIHAMETSRKQVPLIIIGVCEIENRTVLEDLVQNEQISSSYYKIVHHNSNDPRGVDVGLLYRADYFTVLQSKSIKIPLFERDSSPRLTRDILLVKGKLGSQMLYVLVNHWPSRRGGEVLTTPYRIIAAQLNKHLADSILQLDPTAGIIIMGDLNDNPDDISLMKGLETETQINQSRNTAYFNPFYANYKNGEGSTAYDDSWNLFDQMILSGSLLKKSIQNYHYTDHQIFRRAFMLEKNGHFRNYPKRTFSGNQYIGGFSDHFPVICYFDR comes from the coding sequence ATGATATTTCGATACTTTTACTGTACGCTCTTTTTTCTATTCTTGCACTCCCCTTTAACTGAACTTTCCGGCCAACAGATCGGTATCGGATTCTATAATTTGGAAAACCTGTTTGATGTTTTTGATGACAGTCTTACGATAGATGAAGAATTTACACCCAATGGATTAAAAAACTGGACTCCTAAAAAGTACCAGGACAAAATAGGCAAAATGGCGAGGGTGATTCATGCTATGGAAACGTCACGTAAACAAGTCCCTTTGATTATAATTGGGGTATGTGAAATTGAAAACAGAACGGTATTAGAAGATTTAGTTCAAAATGAACAAATAAGTTCTAGTTATTATAAAATAGTACATCATAATTCCAATGATCCAAGAGGCGTTGATGTCGGACTTTTATATCGTGCGGACTACTTTACGGTCCTCCAGTCTAAATCAATTAAAATACCCTTATTTGAAAGAGACAGCAGTCCAAGATTAACCCGTGATATCTTATTGGTTAAAGGCAAACTTGGAAGCCAGATGCTTTATGTACTCGTCAATCATTGGCCATCCCGGAGAGGAGGTGAAGTTTTAACAACACCCTATCGAATTATTGCGGCACAGTTAAACAAACATTTAGCGGATTCTATCTTGCAATTGGATCCTACGGCTGGAATAATCATTATGGGAGATCTCAACGACAACCCAGATGATATCAGTTTAATGAAGGGATTAGAGACTGAAACACAAATTAATCAATCAAGAAATACAGCTTATTTTAACCCATTTTATGCTAATTATAAAAATGGCGAAGGATCTACTGCATATGATGATAGCTGGAACCTTTTTGACCAAATGATACTTTCTGGTTCACTGTTAAAGAAATCCATTCAAAATTACCATTACACAGATCACCAAATTTTCAGAAGGGCATTTATGCTTGAAAAGAATGGGCATTTTCGCAATTACCCTAAACGGACCTTTTCAGGAAATCAATATATAGGTGGATTTAGCGATCATTTTCCTGTTATCTGTTATTTTGATAGATAA
- a CDS encoding AAA family ATPase, producing MDDSFIFQLNPEHHYVLDQLDSLKGCLFLTGRAGTGKSSLIQLFKKLNAKRVIYLAPTGVAAVQIKGQTIHSFFKFPPGWIRQSDYKILPKKFVEQIDLIFIDEISMVRAELLDHIDQLLQLSIGNKKPFGGKAMLWCGDLFQLPPVVSTSFEKDYFQNEYASPYFFSAKVFNQIESFELIELNRIYRQSDPYFIKLLEKIRMNDLDSDELEEINELCCNPKEETDVLQIHLCTTNASANRINMERLQALEDVPKIYKAKIKGQVQLNQYPGEEQLILKVGAQVVFTRNDPTKRFVNGSLGVVLSLNENSIEIEMENKRIELEAFTWEIIKYKLSPGKNKDLETEVVGHFIQFPIKLAWAITIHKSQGKTFEHIAIEMGSGAFEFGQAYVAFSRCKSLQGIQLKQKLRWQDIRTDERIIDFLRQHT from the coding sequence ATGGATGACTCTTTTATATTTCAACTGAATCCAGAACATCATTATGTTTTGGATCAATTGGATTCACTGAAAGGCTGTTTGTTTCTAACCGGAAGAGCCGGAACTGGTAAATCCAGTTTGATTCAGTTATTTAAAAAATTGAATGCTAAACGGGTCATTTACCTTGCTCCTACAGGGGTAGCTGCTGTTCAAATTAAAGGTCAGACCATCCATAGCTTTTTTAAATTTCCCCCAGGATGGATCCGCCAATCTGATTATAAAATCCTCCCTAAAAAGTTCGTTGAACAGATCGATTTAATTTTTATAGATGAAATTTCAATGGTGCGTGCAGAACTATTGGACCATATTGATCAATTGCTTCAACTTTCGATCGGAAATAAGAAACCATTTGGAGGAAAAGCAATGTTGTGGTGTGGTGATTTATTTCAATTACCACCTGTTGTTAGTACCAGTTTTGAAAAAGATTATTTTCAGAATGAATATGCGAGTCCTTATTTTTTCTCGGCTAAAGTCTTTAATCAGATTGAATCATTTGAATTAATTGAACTGAATCGCATTTACAGACAATCAGATCCTTACTTTATTAAATTATTGGAAAAGATTCGAATGAATGATCTGGATTCCGATGAGCTTGAAGAAATCAACGAACTTTGTTGCAACCCCAAGGAAGAAACAGACGTATTGCAAATCCACTTATGCACCACCAATGCATCTGCAAACCGAATTAATATGGAACGGTTGCAGGCATTAGAGGATGTACCTAAAATTTATAAGGCAAAAATAAAAGGCCAAGTGCAATTAAATCAATACCCTGGTGAAGAGCAATTGATTTTAAAAGTTGGAGCACAAGTGGTTTTTACCAGAAATGATCCGACTAAGCGTTTTGTCAATGGAAGTTTGGGAGTTGTTTTGAGTTTGAATGAAAACTCAATTGAAATAGAAATGGAGAACAAACGAATTGAACTGGAAGCATTTACATGGGAAATAATTAAATACAAGCTTTCACCAGGAAAAAATAAAGACCTGGAAACTGAAGTTGTTGGCCATTTTATTCAATTTCCAATAAAACTTGCCTGGGCAATCACCATTCACAAAAGTCAAGGCAAAACATTTGAACACATCGCGATTGAAATGGGATCAGGTGCCTTTGAATTTGGACAAGCCTATGTAGCCTTTAGTAGGTGTAAAAGCCTGCAAGGCATCCAATTAAAACAAAAGCTACGCTGGCAGGACATCCGAACCGACGAACGAATTATTGATTTTTTAAGACAGCATACGTAA